Proteins encoded by one window of Glycine soja cultivar W05 chromosome 15, ASM419377v2, whole genome shotgun sequence:
- the LOC114387366 gene encoding uncharacterized protein LOC114387366, translating into MEQLPANRSEAKRPPPQVLHQSDVDEDDENVKQLDECSSLYRLMQDCVVRTNRNWKECQTEVYALKECFEKRKNVQGK; encoded by the exons atggagcAGTTACCGGCGAACCGGAGCGAAGCAAAACGGCCGCCACCGCAAGTGCTTCACCAGAGCGATGTGGACGAGGATGACGAGAACGTGAAGCAGCTCGATGAATGCTCTTCTCTCTATCGCTTGATGCAG GATTGCGTTGTTCGAACAAACAGGAATTGGAAAGAATGCCAGACAG AAGTATATGCTTTGAAGGAATGctttgaaaagagaaagaacgtGCAAGGAAAGTAG